GGAGCGCCGGCGCAGCCTGGGCCTGGAGTTCCTGGCGCCCGACATGCAGTTCTTCCAGGGCAAGGGCTGCAACCAGTGCAATCAGGGCTACCGTGGGCGCATCGGCATCCACGAGGTACTGACCATGAGCGACCGGATGCGCGATGCCATCTCGCAGGGGGTCGGGGCCATGCAGTTGCAGGCCATTGCCCGTGAACAGGGCATGACCACGCTGCTCGACGATGCCCGGGAGAAGATCCACCAGGGGCTCACCACCATCGACGAGGTCCTGCGCCTGCTGGGCCCGCAGGACCTGCAGGAGTAGGCATGAGCACCCGCCAGCTGATCATAGAGGCCTACCTGCATGTGCTGGCATTCGCCCTGCTGGCCATGGGGTTGATCAGTCTGGTCGGCTACCTGGGGCTGGATGAGCCGACCGTGCACACGGTGGTGCTGTTGCCGGACAGCGCCATCATGTCGGCCCTGCTCGGCGGACTGCTGCTGTGCGCCGTGCGTCGGGCCTGGCGTCCGCTCTGGCTGTTTGTGGCGCTGCTGGTCGGCTGCACCCTGTACACCCTGGTGCACAACCATCTGGAGGGCGGCTCGGATGGCGGCCGCTCACTGCTGACCGGCTTCATGCGCATGCGCAGCGCCCTGGTGGCCACCTTGCTGGTCAGTGCGATTGCCATTTGCCTGTGCCTGGGCCCCCGGCCGGCCAGGCGCGTGGCCCGGGTGATCGGCGTAGCGATCATGCTGCTGGCAGTGGCCGCGCATTTCTCCTGGGAACTGCCGGCCACGGGCATGCTCAGCCTGGGTTTCAAATTCTCCTCGACCCATATCGCCAATCTGTTCACCCTCCTGCTGGGCGGCGCCATCATCCTGCTCAGCCTGCAGGACGCGCGGCCCGACGCGCGAGTCTGGCGCCTGCCGCTGCTGGCCGGAGCGCTGGGGGCAACCCTGACCTGTGGTGGCTGGTATCTGCTGAGCCTGCAAACCATCGATACCCTGACCCGGGAAAGCGATCTGCTGCTGTCCAAGGTGCAGACGCTGACCGAACGGACCCTGCAGAACCGCCTGGACCTGATGAAGCGTCTGGCCGAGCGCTGGCAGGCGCTGGGCGCCCTGCCATCGGAGGCCTACTGGCAGCAGGAGGCGCGCAGTTACCTGCGCGACTTCCCCAACCTGTACCTGGTCGGCGTGCTGGACGAACGGCTGCAGCCCTACTGGCTGGAGGCCCGTGATGAGAGTCAGGGCCTCTGGCTACGCGCCTTCCTGGCCCGCCCGGAGCAGGTCGAGTGGTTGAGCCATGCCCTGGCCGATGAGTTACCCCACATCAGCCGCGCCGTCGAGCGCCCCGACGGGGTCGGGGCCAATGCCTTGCTGGTCAGCTCCCTGCGCATTCGCGGCGATGCGCCACGGCTGGTGATCGCCACGCTGAATATTCAGGGGGCACTGGCAGAGCTGCTGGGCGACGAACTGGGTGGCTTCATCGTCAGGGTGTATGAAGACGGAATGCCGATCTATGCCTCCCGGAGCCAGGGGCGGCAGCGCTTCAATACGCCGGTGAGCGAGCGTCTCATCGACTTCCACCACGATCAGCGCTGGCGGCTGGTGTCTTACATCGACGATTCGGTCACCCTCAACACGGCCCGCCTGCTGCCGGCATTGATCATGTTGTTCGGCCTGGTCCTGAGCTTCTTCCTGATGCTCAGCCAGCGCCTGGGTGGCCTGGCCATCGAGCGTGCCACTCGTCTGCAACAGGCCAACGACCAGCTGCAACTGAGCCTGGCCAGCCAGCTCAAGGCTCAGGCGCTCAACCAGCGGATCATGGAGTTCACCCAGGATGTGCTGTGCTCCTTCGACCGCGAGGGTCGTTTTCTCGAAGTGAGCCCCTCCTGCGTCAAGCTGTTCGGCTATCGGCAGGAGGAGCTGGTCGGACGTCCCTATCTGGAACTGGTGTTGCCCGAAGATCATGAGCTGACCCGCATGGAAGCCGCCGAGGTGATGGCCGGGCGGCCCTCCTATGGTTTTCGCAACCGCTACCGGCACCGCGATGGCCGCATCCTGCACATCCTCTGGTCGGCCGACTGGTCGGAGCAAGAGCAGACCCTGTTCGCCGTGGCCCACGACATCACCGCAGTGGTGCACAACGAGGCCCTCACCGAGAGCCAGCGCGACATACTCGGCATGATCTCCATGGATCGCCCGCAGTCCGAGACGCTCGAGGCCGTCTGCCATATGATCGAGGCGCAGGAACCGGAGGCCTTCTGCTCGGTGCTGCTGCTCGATGCCGAGGGCAAGCAGCTGTATACAGGGGCGGCACCGAGCCTGCCGGAGGCCTACAACCTTGCCATCGATGGTGCCGCCATCGGCCCCAATGCCGGCAGCTGCGGCACGGCGGCCTATCGTCGCCAGCTAGTGGTGGTCGAGGACATCGAGACCGACCCGCTCTGGGTGGACTATCGCGACCTGGCCAGGCCCCATGGCCTGCGTGCCTGCTGGTCGTTCCCGCTGATTTCCCACCATGGTCAGGTGCTGGGTACCTTGGCGATGTACCATAAGGTGCCGCATGCCCCCAGCGACGAGCAGATCCAGTGCCTGGCCATGGCCGCGCAACTGGCGGCAATCGCCATCGCCCGCGCCCGCGACCGCCAGCAGTTGCAGGAGAGCGAGCAGCGCTTCCGTTCCCTGTTCACCTTCAACCCCGACCCGGTCTTCGCCTTCGACCTCAAGGGGCACTTTCTCAGCATGAACGGGGCCGGGATGGAGCTGACGGGGCTGCGCGAGGAGCAGGTCATCGGGCGCCATTTCGCCGAACTGGTGGTGGCCGAGGACCTGAAGCGCGCCTTGCAGCACTTCGCCTCGGCCTGCCGCGGTATACCCCAGCGCTATGAGATACGAATCCAGAATGCGGCCGGCAGCCAGCTGCACCTCGATGTCAGCAACCTGCCGATCATGGTGGAGGGCGAGATAGTCGGGGTGTTCGGCCTGGCCAAGGACATCACCGAGCGCGAGCGCATCGCCGCCGAGCTGAACAGCACCCTGGCCCGCAGCGAGCGCCAGGCCGAGCAACTGCGCGGCCTGGGCGCGGCGGCGATCGCCACGGCCAAGCTGCACGATCACCAGACCCTGATCGACTACCTGGTGGAACAGGTGCGCGTGGTGGTTGGCGCGCACCAGGCCGTGCTCAGTCTGACTCGGGGGGCGGACTGGAGCCAGTCCATCAATGGGGTCGCGCTATCGGACAAATATGCCGCCTGGCGCGATTACGCGGCCATCCCGGACGGCAGCGGCATCTATGCCCTGATCTGTGAAACCAACCAGCCCCTGATGCTGACCCAGGACGAGCTGGAGCGGCATCCGCGCTGGCGTGGCTTCGGTGCGCATGCCGCGGCGCATCCGCCCATGCGTGGCTGGCTGGCCGTGCCCCTGATCGACAAGAGCGGTGGCAACCTGGGGCTGCTGCAGCTGTCGGACAAGATGGACGGCGAGTTCGATGCCGATGACCTGACGATCGTGCAGCAGTTCGCCCAGATGGCCGTTTCCTTCCTGGAGAACAACCGTCTGCTCAACGAGCTGATGGCGGCCGAGCAACGCCTCAAGACGCAGCTGGATTTCACGTCCACCATCACCGACTGTCTGGCCGAGGGGCTGCTCGCCGTCAATGAGCAGGGCGTACTGACCTTCATCAACCCGGCAGCCAGAAAGCTGCTGGTGGCCGAGCAGGACCCGCTCGGGCAGCAGATGCAGCAGCTGCTGCCATTGAATTTTCAGAGCTGGGAGGCGACCACGGGCAACCGCGGCGAGTTCGAGCTGAGGGGGCTGACCCTGCACTATGACGCACGCCCCCTCATTGGCCTCGCCGGTGCCCAGGGCTGGGTGGTGGCGCTGCGCGATGTCAGCGTGCAGCGCCGCGCCGAGCAGGCCATGCGCGAGCGCAACCAGTTCTTCAGCCTGTCGCTGGATCTGTTCTGCATGGTCAACTTGCAAGGGCTGTTCATCCAGGTCAACCTGGCCTTCGCCAGCACTCTGCACTACAGCGCCGAGGCCCTGGTCGGGCAACCCTACATAGAACTGATCGACACGGCGGACCGTGAGCGGGTCCTGCAGGCCATCGAGCAACTGCAGGATGGCGAGCTGATCCGCGATCTGACCATCCGCGTCTGGGACGGGCGCGGTCGTCCGCACTGGCTGCAGTTCAGCGCTGCGCTGGGCGAGGACCGGGCGATCTACTGTGCTGCCCGCGATATCACCGAGCAGAAGGCCATCGAGGATCAGATCGCCCAGCACAACCTGATCCTGAGCATGGCCGGGCGAACCGCCCGACTGGGCGGATGGAGCATCGAGTTGCCCGGTCGCGAGGTGGTCTGGTCGGAGGAAATGTTCGGCCTGCTGGGCTTCGAACGGGGCAGCGTCCCGACCCTGGAGGACGGGCTGGCGCTTTATCCGCCCTACTATCGTGCCACCATCATTGCCGCTCTCGAGGCCTGCATCGCCGAGGGGCAGGGCTTCGATCTCGATGTGGAAATCCGCCATGCCAGTGGCATGCTGCTGGATGCGCGCCTGGCCGGCCAGGCCGTGCGCGACGAGGGGGGGCGCATCGTACGCATATCGGGGGCGCTGCAGGATATCAGCGAGCGCAAACGCGCCCAGCGCGAGGTGCAGCGCCTGGCCATCAGGCTGACCAATACCCTGGAGAGCATCACCGATGCATTTTTCACCATCGATACCCGGTGGTGCTTCAGTTATGTCAACCAGGAGGCCGCCCAGCAGCTGCGGGTATCGGTCGATGAAATGCTCGGCAAGGAAATCTGGGAGGTATTTCCGGGCGCCCGCGAAAGCGAGATCGGCCTGCGTTATCTGCAGGCCATGGAAGATCACCAGGCTGCACACTTCGAGTCCTACTATCCGCCCATGGAGCGCTGGTTCGAGGTGCATGCCTACCCCTCGGAGGAGGGGCTGGCGGTCTACTTCCGCGATGTCACCGAGCGCCGGCGCACCGAGGAGGAGCTGCAGGCGACCCTGCTCGAACTGGAGCGCAGCAACCGTGAACTGCAGGAGTTCGCCTTCGTCGCCTCGCATGACCTGCAGGAGCCGCTGCGCAAGATTCAGGCCTTCTCCGATCGACTGGCCGCCCGCGCCGACGGGCTGGACGAGGAGGGGCGCGACTACCTGCAGCGCATGACTTCGGCGGCCTCGCGCATGCAGGCGCTGATCATCGACCTGCTGAACTATTCGCGGGTCAACACCCGTGGGCAGTCGCTGCAGCCCGTGGAGCTGGAGCGGGTTCTGGATGATGTGCTGCTGGACATGGAGGCCGGCATCGAACAGGCGGCCTGTCGCATCGAGCGCCAGCCATTGCCCGCCGTGCTGGGCGATGCCAGCCAGTTGCGCCAGGTGCTCCAGAACCTGCTGAGCAATGCCCTGAAGTTCCAGGCACCTGGCAACTCAGCGCTGATCCGGATCTATGCCGAGCCGGCAGCCAACGACGGCTGGACCCTGTGCATCGCCGACAACGGCATAGGTTTCGACGAGAAATACCTGGACCGCATCTTCAACCCCTTCCAGCGCCTGCATGGCCGCGAGGCCTACTCGGGAACCGGGATAGGGTTGGCGATTGTCAAAAAAATCATTGAACGGCACAACGCGAGTATCACGGCCAGCAGCAAGCCAGGCCAGGGCAGCGTGTTTCGTATCACCTTCCCGCGGATCAACAAGGACTCGCCATGAAGACCAAGATCGTCGATATCCTGATCGCCGACGACGACCAGGATGACTGCCTGATGACCCGCGAGGCTTTTCGCGAGTGCCGGATCGCCAACCGGCTGCACTTCGTGCACGACGGCGAAGCCCTGCTCGACTACCTCAAGCGCCGCCCGCCCTACAACGACGAACAGCGTTTCCCGATGCCGGGGTTGATCCTGCTGGACCTCAACATGCCGCTGAAGGATGGTCGGGAGGCCCTGATGGAGATCAAGGCCGATGCCGCGCTGCGTTCCATTCCCGTGGTCATCCTGACCACCTCGTCGGCCGAGGAGGATGTCCTGCGCAGCTACGATATAGGGGTGAACTCCTTCATCACCAAGCCGGTCAGCTATTCCGGGCTCATCGAGGTCATCCGTGCGCTCGGTCGCTACTGGCTGGATATTGTCGAGCTGCCGCTCGAGGGGACGGGTGCATGACCCGAGGAGAAACGCATTGGCGCCTGCTGCTGGTCGATGACGACGAGGATGACTTCGTCATCACCCGCGATCTGCTACGTGGCTCCCATCAGGAGCAGGTCAGCCTCGACTGGTGTGGCGATTTCCAGCAGGGCCTGGAAGCGATCTGCCGCCAGGAGCACGACCTGTATCTGGTCGACTATCGCCTGGGCTCGGATACGGGCCTGGAGCTGATTCACCAGGCCCGCCAGGCGGGCGTCAGCTTGCCGATCATTCTGCTGACCGGTCAGGGCGATGCACGTCTGGATGCCACGGCCATCGAGCAGGGAGCCGCCGATTATCTGGTCAAGGGCCAGTTCGACAGCCAGCAGCTGCTGCGCAGCGTGCGCTACGCCATCGATCGCAGCCAGGCCATGGCCAGACTGGCCGAGAGCGAGATGCGTTACCGCCTGCTCTTCGAGGCCAATCCCGAGCCGATGTGGGTGTTCTCCCGGGAGAGCCTGCGTTTCGTGGCGGTCAACCAGGCGGCGGCGCATTTCTTCGGCTACGGCCAGGATGAACTGCTCGACATGACGATCCTGGACATCCGCACCGAGCAGGAGCGCGAACGCTTCCTGGCGTATTTCCATTCGTCCATTCGCGAGCGCATCGTCGATCCCTCCGCCGGAGTCTGGTGCTACCGGCACAAGTCCGGGCGCGAGCTGTTTGCCGAAATCCTGGTGCATGACTTCGACTTCGACGGTCAGTCCTGTTGCCTGGTGCTGGCCATCGACGTCACCGAGAAACAGGTGGCGCGCGAGCAGGCACGCCTACGTGAGCAGGCCTTTCGCCAGTTGCTGAACGACAACCGCGATGCACTGCTGGTGATCGATGGCAAGGGCAGCGTGCGTTACACCAACCCCGCGGCCCAGGCATTGCTGCAGTTGAGCGCCGAGGAGTTGCAGGAGCATTACCTGCCCCTGCCGCCCGTGCAGGAGGGTCTGATCGAGTGGACACTGCCCCTGCCTGGTGGCGTGCAGGTCGAGGTCGAAATTCACAACTCCCGGACGGACTGGGAGGGGGAGCCGGCGCAGCTGCTCTCGCTGCGTGATATCGCCGATCGCAAGGAATCGGAAAAACAGTTGCGCCTGCTGCAGCGTAGCCTGGAGGCCAGTTACAACGGCGTGGTGATCGTGGATGCCTGCGCTGCCGACATGCCGATCATCTATGTCAACCCTGCCTTCGAGCGGATCACCGGCTACAGCCAGGAAGAGGTGCTGGGGCGCAACTGTCGGTTTCTCCAGGGCCAGTCGCGTGACCCGATGCGCGTGGAAGAGATCCGTCGCGGGCTGAGCCAGGCGCGTGATGTTCATGTCGTGGTGCGCAACTTCCGCAAGGACGGCCAGGCCTTCTGGAACGACCTGTACATCTCGCCGATCTTCAACGAGCAGGGCGTGATCACCCATTTCGTCGGCGTGCAGAATGACATCTCCGAGCAGAAGCGCTTCGAGGATGAGCTGAGCTTCAATGCCAGCCACGATGTCCTGACCGGCCTGCCCAACCGGGCTCTGCTCGAGGACCGCTTGCGCCAGGGCTGCAAGATTTCCCTGCGCTATCAGCGCAGCCTGGCGGTGATGTTCATCGACCTGGATGGCTTCAAGCCGATCAACGACTCCATCGGGCACAACTTCGGCGATCTGCTGCTGATCGAGGTCGCCAAGCGCATGTGTGAGCAGGTGCGCCCCGGTGACACGGTGGCACGCATGGGGGGCGACGAATTCATCGTCCTGTTGCCCGACCTGGCGGTGGAAGAGGATGTGATTCCGGTCGCGGAGCGATTGATCGCGAGTATCTCCAGGCCCTATCGCATTCAGGGCATCGACCTGCATGTGACGGCCAGCATCGGCATCACGCTGAGCGACGGCAATCTCGAACAGCCGATGCAGCTGATCCAGCAGGCCGACCTGGCCATGTACAAGGCCAAGCAGGAAGGGCGCAACAACTACCAGTGGTACACCAACGACCTCAATCTGCGTGTCAGCGAGCGGGTCAATCTGCGCAACGAGCTGCAGAAGGCCATCGAGGCCGAGGACTTCGAGCTCTATTACCAGCCGCAGATCGATGGGCGCAGTGGTCGAGTGGTCGGCCTGGAGGCGCTGCTGCGCTGGCAGCATCCGACCCAGGGCTTCGTTTCGCCCGCCGTATTCGTGCCCGTGGCCGAGGATACGGGGCAGATCATTCCGCTCAGCCTGTGGGTGCTCGACACCGCTTGCCGGCAGATACGTCTGCTCAGCGAGCAGGGCATGAAGGGCCCCTCGGTCGCTGTGAACATCTCCCCGGTGCAGTTTCAGCGCAGCAACTTTGTCGAGAGCGTACAGGCGATGCTGCACAAGCATGGCCTCGGCGCCGATATGCTGGAGTTGGAGATCACCGAGACTGTCCTGCTGAATAACGCGGACAAGGCAATCGAGACGCTGCACCGGCTCAAGGAGCTGGGGGTGCGCATCGCGATCGATGACTTCGGTACCGGCTTCTCCAGCCTCAACTACCTGAAGCGCCTGCCCATCGACAAGGTCAAGATCGATCGTTCCTTCGTCCAGGAAATCATCAGTGACCGCCACGATGCAGCCATCACCCAGGGCATCATCTCGATGGCGCACCATCTGCGGCTCAAGGTCATCGCCGAGGGGGTGGAAACCGAGCCGCAGTTCGCCTTCCTCAAGAAGAGTCATTGCGACGAGTTCCAGGGCTACTACTTCGCCAAACCGATGCCTTTCTCCGCGGTCGAGGAGTACCTGCGTCAGCGCATGCTGGTGCATGAGCCCGCCCCCGCCGTGGGGTCCGAGGAGCAGGTGCAGACGGTGCTGCTGCTGGATGACGAGGAGAATATCCTGCGCGCCCTGGCGCGGGTGTTGCGGCGTGACGGCTACAAGATCCTCATGGCCACGCGTGCCCAGGACGCCTTCGAGCTGCTCGCCAAGCATGATGTCCAGGTGATTCTTTCCGACCAGCGAATGCCCGAGATGAACGGGACCGAGTTCCTCAGCAGGGTCAAGGACCTCTACCCGAATACCATTCGTATCGTGCTGTCCGGCTACACCGACCTCAAGTCGGTGACCGATGCCATCAACAAGGGCGCGATCTATAAGTTCCTCACCAAACCCTGGGATGACGAGCTTCTGCGTCAGGATATCGCTCAGGCCTTCAGGGAGCTCTGTGTGGACCGTGATGCGAACAGCTAGCGGCACAGGCGGCCGAGACCAGGCCGGCAGTTTCACCGCCGAGG
This DNA window, taken from Pseudomonas alcaligenes, encodes the following:
- a CDS encoding PAS domain S-box protein; the protein is MSTRQLIIEAYLHVLAFALLAMGLISLVGYLGLDEPTVHTVVLLPDSAIMSALLGGLLLCAVRRAWRPLWLFVALLVGCTLYTLVHNHLEGGSDGGRSLLTGFMRMRSALVATLLVSAIAICLCLGPRPARRVARVIGVAIMLLAVAAHFSWELPATGMLSLGFKFSSTHIANLFTLLLGGAIILLSLQDARPDARVWRLPLLAGALGATLTCGGWYLLSLQTIDTLTRESDLLLSKVQTLTERTLQNRLDLMKRLAERWQALGALPSEAYWQQEARSYLRDFPNLYLVGVLDERLQPYWLEARDESQGLWLRAFLARPEQVEWLSHALADELPHISRAVERPDGVGANALLVSSLRIRGDAPRLVIATLNIQGALAELLGDELGGFIVRVYEDGMPIYASRSQGRQRFNTPVSERLIDFHHDQRWRLVSYIDDSVTLNTARLLPALIMLFGLVLSFFLMLSQRLGGLAIERATRLQQANDQLQLSLASQLKAQALNQRIMEFTQDVLCSFDREGRFLEVSPSCVKLFGYRQEELVGRPYLELVLPEDHELTRMEAAEVMAGRPSYGFRNRYRHRDGRILHILWSADWSEQEQTLFAVAHDITAVVHNEALTESQRDILGMISMDRPQSETLEAVCHMIEAQEPEAFCSVLLLDAEGKQLYTGAAPSLPEAYNLAIDGAAIGPNAGSCGTAAYRRQLVVVEDIETDPLWVDYRDLARPHGLRACWSFPLISHHGQVLGTLAMYHKVPHAPSDEQIQCLAMAAQLAAIAIARARDRQQLQESEQRFRSLFTFNPDPVFAFDLKGHFLSMNGAGMELTGLREEQVIGRHFAELVVAEDLKRALQHFASACRGIPQRYEIRIQNAAGSQLHLDVSNLPIMVEGEIVGVFGLAKDITERERIAAELNSTLARSERQAEQLRGLGAAAIATAKLHDHQTLIDYLVEQVRVVVGAHQAVLSLTRGADWSQSINGVALSDKYAAWRDYAAIPDGSGIYALICETNQPLMLTQDELERHPRWRGFGAHAAAHPPMRGWLAVPLIDKSGGNLGLLQLSDKMDGEFDADDLTIVQQFAQMAVSFLENNRLLNELMAAEQRLKTQLDFTSTITDCLAEGLLAVNEQGVLTFINPAARKLLVAEQDPLGQQMQQLLPLNFQSWEATTGNRGEFELRGLTLHYDARPLIGLAGAQGWVVALRDVSVQRRAEQAMRERNQFFSLSLDLFCMVNLQGLFIQVNLAFASTLHYSAEALVGQPYIELIDTADRERVLQAIEQLQDGELIRDLTIRVWDGRGRPHWLQFSAALGEDRAIYCAARDITEQKAIEDQIAQHNLILSMAGRTARLGGWSIELPGREVVWSEEMFGLLGFERGSVPTLEDGLALYPPYYRATIIAALEACIAEGQGFDLDVEIRHASGMLLDARLAGQAVRDEGGRIVRISGALQDISERKRAQREVQRLAIRLTNTLESITDAFFTIDTRWCFSYVNQEAAQQLRVSVDEMLGKEIWEVFPGARESEIGLRYLQAMEDHQAAHFESYYPPMERWFEVHAYPSEEGLAVYFRDVTERRRTEEELQATLLELERSNRELQEFAFVASHDLQEPLRKIQAFSDRLAARADGLDEEGRDYLQRMTSAASRMQALIIDLLNYSRVNTRGQSLQPVELERVLDDVLLDMEAGIEQAACRIERQPLPAVLGDASQLRQVLQNLLSNALKFQAPGNSALIRIYAEPAANDGWTLCIADNGIGFDEKYLDRIFNPFQRLHGREAYSGTGIGLAIVKKIIERHNASITASSKPGQGSVFRITFPRINKDSP
- a CDS encoding response regulator; protein product: MKTKIVDILIADDDQDDCLMTREAFRECRIANRLHFVHDGEALLDYLKRRPPYNDEQRFPMPGLILLDLNMPLKDGREALMEIKADAALRSIPVVILTTSSAEEDVLRSYDIGVNSFITKPVSYSGLIEVIRALGRYWLDIVELPLEGTGA
- a CDS encoding EAL domain-containing protein, producing MTRGETHWRLLLVDDDEDDFVITRDLLRGSHQEQVSLDWCGDFQQGLEAICRQEHDLYLVDYRLGSDTGLELIHQARQAGVSLPIILLTGQGDARLDATAIEQGAADYLVKGQFDSQQLLRSVRYAIDRSQAMARLAESEMRYRLLFEANPEPMWVFSRESLRFVAVNQAAAHFFGYGQDELLDMTILDIRTEQERERFLAYFHSSIRERIVDPSAGVWCYRHKSGRELFAEILVHDFDFDGQSCCLVLAIDVTEKQVAREQARLREQAFRQLLNDNRDALLVIDGKGSVRYTNPAAQALLQLSAEELQEHYLPLPPVQEGLIEWTLPLPGGVQVEVEIHNSRTDWEGEPAQLLSLRDIADRKESEKQLRLLQRSLEASYNGVVIVDACAADMPIIYVNPAFERITGYSQEEVLGRNCRFLQGQSRDPMRVEEIRRGLSQARDVHVVVRNFRKDGQAFWNDLYISPIFNEQGVITHFVGVQNDISEQKRFEDELSFNASHDVLTGLPNRALLEDRLRQGCKISLRYQRSLAVMFIDLDGFKPINDSIGHNFGDLLLIEVAKRMCEQVRPGDTVARMGGDEFIVLLPDLAVEEDVIPVAERLIASISRPYRIQGIDLHVTASIGITLSDGNLEQPMQLIQQADLAMYKAKQEGRNNYQWYTNDLNLRVSERVNLRNELQKAIEAEDFELYYQPQIDGRSGRVVGLEALLRWQHPTQGFVSPAVFVPVAEDTGQIIPLSLWVLDTACRQIRLLSEQGMKGPSVAVNISPVQFQRSNFVESVQAMLHKHGLGADMLELEITETVLLNNADKAIETLHRLKELGVRIAIDDFGTGFSSLNYLKRLPIDKVKIDRSFVQEIISDRHDAAITQGIISMAHHLRLKVIAEGVETEPQFAFLKKSHCDEFQGYYFAKPMPFSAVEEYLRQRMLVHEPAPAVGSEEQVQTVLLLDDEENILRALARVLRRDGYKILMATRAQDAFELLAKHDVQVILSDQRMPEMNGTEFLSRVKDLYPNTIRIVLSGYTDLKSVTDAINKGAIYKFLTKPWDDELLRQDIAQAFRELCVDRDANS